Genomic DNA from Lagenorhynchus albirostris chromosome 20, mLagAlb1.1, whole genome shotgun sequence:
gggcaggggcagcagcCAGAACACACGGGCTCCTCCCCCTAACAAGCCTCCTTCTCTTGTCCTTTCAGAATACGTGAACCAGCCAGAGGTTCGGCCACAGCCCCCCTCACCCCTAGAGGGTCCTCGGCCTCCTCCTCGACCTGCCGGTTCCACTCTGGAAAGGCCCAAGACTCTCTCCCCTGGGAAGAATGGGGTTGTCAAAGACATTTTTGCCTTTGGGGCTGCCGTGGAGAACCCCGAGTACTTGGCACCCCGGGGCAGGGCTGCCCCTCAGTCCCACTCTTCTCCGGCCTTCAGCCCAGCCTTTGACAACCTCTATTACTGGGACCAGGACCCATCAGAGCGGGGCTCTCCACCCAGCACCTTTGAAGGGACCCCTACAGCAGAGAACCCTGAGTACCTGGGTCTGGACATGCCAGTATGAGCCAAAAGGCCCGGGCCGCTGAGGCCCTGCTGGCCCCTCAGGGAGTGTGGAAGGCCTGACTTATGGCCCGCGTCGGGACGAGGCAGGGAGAGGGCCCTTGGATCACATCCAGGGTGGCCTGCCATGCCAGcaatcttccttcctcttccaacTCGTAGGTGGCTGAGAGCCGCCCAGCCTGGCTGGAAGAGGGGGCAGCACCGGGGAGTCCTGACTGATGCTGGAGCCCTGGCCCAGCCACTAGGGTCCACTGGATGCCACAGCCAGTCTCCTTACCTGCGGGAGCAGCCCAGCCTGACTTCTTCCAGAACCTGACACTGAAGGACAGGGAAGCTGAGCCTAGGAAGGGAAGAGGCCCCAAGAGGGTGTCTAGGAACCAGAGCAGAGACTCCCTGAGACCTAGCTCTGCCCCTAAGAAGAAGGGGACAGCAGGGGACGGCAGCAGTGCCCAGATCCGGTCCCTGTACAGAGtgcttttctggttttgtttttacttatgtttttttggttgttttattttattattttttttaagatgaaataaGGACTCGGTGGAGAGTGGGTATTGtggaagcggggtgggggggcagtcCCTGGGGTTGCGGGAGGAATGTCCCTTCTCCATACCCACtttctccatttgcaaatatattttggaaaacagctGGACACAAGCCTATGTCTGGGATGGCTCTGAGCCATCCCTTTACTGCTCACCTCTTAACCTACATTCAGTTCATCTTGCCTGGAGGGACTGGCTAGGAATCTTCGGAAAGCTTGAATGAGGAGCCTACTGCCAGTTTCCTGGCTCCTGGGTTGGGGGAAAACTGGTTGGGATTCTGACCTGAGAGCCCTTTGATGACCAGATCATTCTTgcttggaaaaaaagaaactcctaAGGCCACCCACCAGAATGGGGTAATTTCCTCCCTGTAGGTAGGGGTAGTCGGGGAAGGATGGAGGAAAGAAGAGGCAGTGCCTACTGTGTGACTCATTTTCCGTGCCTTGGCAAGGAAATCGTTGAATTAGAAGTAGCTATCCAGAAAAAACCCACCCAGACAGCACGATCACGTTGGTGGTATAAAGGTTGGGCtggcctctgtctccctctcctcccttcccacagTCCCAAActggacagaaaaacacacactaGTGGGCACTGGTGTTTGCAGTGCCACTTTATTGCCAATAGCTGACATTGCCTGGGGTTAGTGGAAAATAAATTAGAACTATGGTAGCATCTGACAGGTATGGCTAAGCTGGAGAGGGGAGCAGGTTTTTGTGGGCACTGATCCTGGGAGAGGGGTATAAGGTGGCTGTAGAAATGTCCATGGAGAGGGTCTTCTCTTTCACCCCTAAGACCGCAGAACCCTCCTGGTACCCAAAGGGGCAAAGTGGAGGCCAGGGTCTCTTAGCTACGGGGAGCTAAGTGAGGTGAAAGAGGCAGTAGGGAGCCCTCAGCAGAACCAAAGGGGTGAGTGACCAAGGCTTGGATCCCAGAAGAGAACAGGAGCCCAGAATCACGTGTAGTCACAGGATGACGCAGGGAGGGCGGCTATTGGTGATCTTTTCTAGGGGTTCTCCGTTACTGGCTCTTCGGATGGCCTCAATGAGCTAGAAGGCAGAGATGTGGAATGGGATAATGCGTTCACTGTAGGGTCAGGGTGAACCAGGGGTCTTCCCAGCATGGCAAGTACTCACATCTTTCTCATAAGGAAAGCCTCCATTCTCCAGCTTGGAGAACACCAGCTGTCCGTTGATTTCGATCTCAAAGGCCCCTGGTATTAAATAAACGGATGAATGAACTGTATGCTGAGAACAGGCAAAAGTCAGGGGAGGCCCTCCACACTCCTTAGACTTAACACAGGCTCCTCCTTCATGTCCTTCACGGGCCCCATCCGCTTCCTTTGAACTTGGCTTCCTAACTCAATAGGGGGTTCCCTCCCCTCCAACCCTACACTTCAGTCTCACCCATTTTTCCCAACAGGCTTCATCTGTAGCCCCCCTCACTCAAGTTGCATGGAcattttactatgtgccagacactgccgGACACTATGTAAAACAGCCAGTGCCAGAGCTAGAAAGCGGTAGAGCTGGGCTTTAGCACACTGACTCAGCAGTGCTCTGCGGCCTCACCTGTGCCCCCCAGGCGCGACTCGATCTCGATGCCAGGATACTGCTCCTTCACGGCACTCGCCAGCTCCAGGTAGGTCGCCTCGAAGCCGCAGGGTTCACTAGGGAGAAGATACCTGAGGTCCGCTTGGGTTTCGGGGACGGTACCTCCGGTGGACCCACCCTCCTCCGGCCCGGATTCCCCCACTGGCCGGAGCCCCTCACCAGTACTCAACCACGATGCGGACCCCACTGCCCGGTTCGACCTCCCCGGGAGGGGGCGCTGCGGACGCCGGCCCTGTCTCCCCGCTCATTACTGCCGGCTCCCCACAGCAGCTGCTTCCGGGTGTGACGCGACGCCGCAGGCACGTGACGGGGCGGGGCCGCGCGTTACATCCGGGCGCCCCCTTCAGGCGGCTGCTGCTGCTTTGTTTTGACACTGTCAACAGCTGGAGAGCTGGGCTGCGAGGACGGGACCAGACCAACTTTCCTGGCCTGCGTTCTCAGCGCCCGACTTGCCCCGCACCTAGTGTCCGCTGGACTTCACGGTCTTATTTAACCTAATGACGTGTCTTAGACTGCAAAGCGCTTTCCAGTTTAcgaaaggaagagaaagtgggGCAAGCGGAcccagggcctggggtgggcTGATGGTACGGAGCAGTTGCCATTTCTCACTAGTtgatggcattttattttattttatttttaattaattattttggctgcgtcgggtcttcgttgctgcccgctggctttctctagttgcagcgagcgggggctactctttgttgcagtaagtgggcttctcattgcagtggcttctcttgttgcggagcacaggctgtaggcgcgtgggcttcagtagttgtggcacgtgggctcagtagttgtggcccaaggactctagagcgcaggctcagtagttgtggcgcacgggcttagctgcttctcggcaggtgggatcttcccagaccagggctcgaacctgtgtcccctgcattggcgggcggatttttaaccactgcaccaccagggaagtcccactgatGGTATTTTAAACCACTCCACAGTTACACACTCAGGTACTTCTCCTAAGCTCTAAACTGCAGGCACAGTCTGGGCAGTCGCCGCCAGCCTTCCGCCTTCTGGAACCTTAGGCTTTGATGCTTCGATTTCGCAGGCTCTATGCTGCCATCGCATGCATCCAGTTCCTGCACCTCCCCGTCTCATCCTAGCCCCGCTACAGAGCTGGcttctttattcccgtcttgtaACTCTAGAAATGGAGGCTGTCTCCCTGCCTCTACTCTCCTTGGAGTCTCACCATAATATCCtcacattcatttttaaacaattcGATGACTTatagagttgtgcagccatcaccgcACATTTCCACCAACATGAAAAAGTCCCACCTGTGTACTTGCAGTCAATCCAGCGCCTGGCTCCAGCCCTAAGccaccactgatctgatttctgtctataaacttgcctcttctGGATATTCTTATACATGAACTAATATGCAGTCTTTTGCTTCTGACTTCTTCCACTCCGTTTAaagtttttgaggttcatccatgctgtagcatgtaccAGTACTCTGTTCCTTTCAGTACTGAGTAATGTCCCAATGTATGGATGTactgttttatttatctgttcaataccagttgatggacattttgagtttccagtttggggctgtcttgagtaatgctgctatgaatgttcatGTAAGTGTCTTtgtatgtgcatgtgtctttACTTGGGTAGATTCCTACGAGTAGACTTGCTAGGTTGTATGGAAAGTTTATGTTTATCTTAAGCAATggtcaaactgtttttcaaagtggctgcaccattttacattcctaccagcaatatatGACAATTTGTTTCCTCATATCCTTGTCAAGACTTGTTGTCTGTCTCTTTCATTATAGCCATCCTGATGGGAGTgaggtggttttaatttgcatcgctctaataactaatgatcttgagcaccttttcctgtgcttattagCCACTcatatatcttatttggaaaaacacttattcaaatctttttttttttttttttgtggtacgcgggcctctcactgttgtggcctctcccgttgcggagcacaggctccggacgcacaggctcggcaaccatggctcacgggcccagccacggcatgtgggatcttcccggaccggggcacgaacccgtgtcccctgcatcggcaggtagactctcaaccactgtgccaccagggaagccctatatgtggatttttaaaagtacgtaatacagtactacatgatccaaggttgattgaatctgtagatggaaACTGGATAGGGAGGGCTGGCTGtaaagttatactcagattttcaactgcTCAGGGGTCAtcggtgcccctaacccctgtaTTGTTCAGGGGTCAACCCTATTCTGGATACAAAGTCCCTAATCAAACATACGACTTGCAATTATTTTCCTCCAGTCTTccacaggtttgtttttttttcttttttttaaaaattttcttaatgatgtcttttgaagtacacaatttaaaaattttggtaacgtataatttataaattttttcttttgtcatttgtgCTTTTGCTGTTGCATCTGAGATCTCTGCCTAACACAAGGTAGGAAGATTTTCCTGCATAatttcttctagatgttttatagttttagctcttacatttaggtctatggcctattttgagttaatatttgtacatCATATAAAGGAAGGATCTAAACACATCTTttggcatgtggatattcagttgtcccagaaccacttatcaaaaagactatccttttccccattgaattgtcttggcacctttgtcaaaaatcaattgaccagcgcttccctggtggtgcagtggttgagagaccgcctgccgatgccagggacacgggttcgtgccccggtctgggaagatcccacatgccgcggagcagctgggcccgtgagccatggccgctgagcctgcgcgtccggagtctgtgctccgcaagggagaggccagaacagtgagaggcccgcttaccacaaaaaaaaaaaaaaaaaaaaaaaatcaattgaccagggacttccctggtggtcccgtggttaagaatccaccttccaaacCACGGaacttgggttcgatccctggtcggggaactaacatcccacgtgctgcagggcaactgagcctgcgcgccacaactagagagaagcccatgctctgccagGAAGAGCATGCgtcccgcaactaagacccaacgcaggcaaaaataaatagagttgatattaagaaaaaaaaaatcaattgaccagaAATGTAAGGGGTTTTATTTGGACTCTTGattctgttctactgatctataaatctattcctttttgttgttgtttccttttttatttaagaaattcagATATAATTTATACACAGTAATACACATCCTCTtgagtgtacagttctgtgagtcCTGTTGTACGTCCACCCGAGATATACACATCTCCATTACCTCCTCATAAGCCCCTCTGCTGTcaacccctctccctcctccccaactccagatctgctttctgtccttaGCATTCTGCCCCCTCCAGaaagtcatataaatggaatcctatagCCCTCAGCCCTCCGAGTCTGAGTTGGCTTCCCTCTCCAACCTATCCTTCAACATCCAGAGtgatttttccaaaatataaatctGCCTGCTCCTCTGTGCCTCTACTTCAGCCCAAATGGACCCTGCAGGGTCTGGCCTCTGCCCATAGTTCCTGCTGGTCTGGACAGACAGGATGGATGGCTCGTAAACCCGGTTTACAGAACAACCACCCAAGGGCTTGTCAGTACCACACATTCCTGGGTCTTGGCCCCAGAGACCGAGATTCAGTAGttggggaggggcccagggaTCTGTTTTTTTATACAAGCCTAGGGAGATTTGGAGGCCGTGGTCACAGGCCACGCTTTGAGAAACAGAGCTGAGTATAAAGCCTTTCCCCACACCTTCCACACCTGCTCAGCTGCACCTGTGtggcctcctctccttcct
This window encodes:
- the MIEN1 gene encoding migration and invasion enhancer 1 codes for the protein MSGETGPASAAPPPGEVEPGSGVRIVVEYCEPCGFEATYLELASAVKEQYPGIEIESRLGGTGAFEIEINGQLVFSKLENGGFPYEKDLIEAIRRASNGEPLEKITNSRPPCVIL